The genomic stretch CCGGGAGGCGTCGTTGACGAGGCCGTCCCTGGCGCCGTCGAGTGTGTCGCAGGCCTTGACGGCGGCGTTGGTGAAGGCGTCCAGCTCGCAACTGGTCGGATAGGTCTTCTCGTTGTTCATGACGACCTGCGGCCACAGGGTGGCTACCTCGTACTTGGCCCAGCTGATGGCGGGCGCGTCGGCGAGGATGCCGTCGTAGTCGTCGGGGTAGCGCTGGGCCTCCATGTAGCCCTGGCGTCCGCCGGTGGAGCAGCCGGTGAAGTACGAGTAGGCGGCGTGCCTGCCGTAGACCGCGTCGACGACCTGCTTGCCGACCACGGCCGCCTCGTGCTGGGAGCGGGAGGCGAAGTTCTTCAGCAGGGCGGTGTCGACCTGTCCCGCGCCGTTCAGTGCCCAGGCGGTGTCAAGGACGTCTCCGACGCCGGCGTCGGTGGTGGTCGCCGCGTAGCCGTTCTTGACCGCGGTGGCCAGATCGACGCCGTTGTCCCCGGCGCGGTAGGCGGCGCCACCGAGCCCCTGGAAGCGGCCGTTCCAGCCCTGCTCGGGCAGCCAGGTCCGCACGGTGGCGTGGTCGTCGGCGCCGGGGTGGGAGATGGTCGTGGTGACCTCGCAGAAGGCCGGAACGCCGGTGACCTCCCCGCCCAGCAGGCCGGTGCCCTTGATGGTGCCGCCCGGCCGTAGGACCGCCGTCACGGACTCCACCTCGGTGCCGGCTGGGGCCTTCACCGTCACCGTGTCGCAGTTGAACGGCTTGGCGGCGGAGGTCTCGGCGCCTGCCGACGCCGTCGGCAGGTAGACCGCCGCGGTCAGCGGCACACCGGCCGCGAGGACAATCAGAAGTCGTCTCATGGGATTCCGTCCAAGAAGTAGGTGTGCGCCTCGACAGGGCGGCACATGTGTACAACTCTGATCAGACAAGGGCCGTCCGGCAACAGTAAGTTGACGGTCGTGTACCAGGCTCCCGGCGCGGAACGGGTGCGCAGGTGTTAGGTCATTCGGCGGTTGGCAGGTGTTCGCCGGGTCACTTCTCGTCCGAGCTTTCGTCGCGCTCCTCGTGCAGCCAGCGCGAGTGGTACCGACGCGCCCAGGACCGGCTTACGTAACCGGTGCGCATCCCGAGCCGCGCCTCCGGGTCCTCGAAGGCCCGGCGCATGTGCTCGAGTACGGCGATGGTGATGGCCCAGGCCAGCACGTCGTGGACGAAGATCGCGCTGGTGCGGGAGAGGAAGGGCAGCAGCCCCATGAACCACATCAGCAGGCCGGTGAACATCATCACCAGCACGGCGCCGGCGATCCAGCCCGCATAGATCTTCTGTCCCGCGTTGAACTTGCCGGCCGGCCGCGCCTCGGGCGAGGTCCTGCGCTTGCGTACGGCTCGCAGCCACTGCCGGTCGTAGGCCGCGAAGCGGTTCAGCCTGCGCAGGTCCGCGCGGAACTCGGCGGAGAGCAGCCCGAGGAGCAAGGGCAGCGGCAGCAGGATGCCCGACCACTCATGGACCGTGATCATCAGGTGGCGCCGCCCGACGAGCAGGGCGAGCGGACCGATGTACAGACATGCGGCGGACACCAGGCACAGCAGCATCAGGTAGCCGGTGGCGCGGTGGACCATGCGCTCGGCGGTGCTGAAGCGGCGCACCCGGCCGGCGGAGTCAGGCTCCGTCGCCGTTCCGGTCGGCGTCATCGAGCCAGCCGTCGATCGCATAACCGCGTTCCTCCCAATAGCCCGGGATCACCTTGTCGGTGACCGAAATCCCGGACAGCCATTTGGCCGACTTGTAGAAGTACATGGGTGCCACGTACAGGCGGACCGGTCCGCCGTGTGCGTGGGTGACAGGCTTGTCCTGCATCTTCAGGGCCACCAGGACGTCGGAGCGGCGGGCCTGTTCCAGGGTGAGGCTCTCGGTGTAGGCGCCGTCGAAGCAGGTGAAGCGGATCGCCGCGCCCGGCGAACGCACTCCGGCGGCGTCGAGGAGGTCCGCCAACTTCACGCCCTCGAACGGCGTTTGGTTCACCCGCCAGCCGTCCGTGCACAGCACGTCGTGCACGACCCTCGTCTGCGGCATCGCCCGCAGATCGCCGAGCGTGTACGTCTTCGGGCGGTCCACGAGTCCGTCGACCCGCAGCGTGTAGTTCGTCTCGTCCTTGTGCGGCACCGAGCCGACCACGCTGTAGTACCGGAATCCGCCCGGATTGGGCAGCAGTCCGGTCAGCCCGGTCGAGTCCACCTCGGAGGCGGCGGCGAGGAAGTTCTCCCAGCCGTGCTGGAGGTAGGGCGCGGTGGCGAGCCCCGCGGCGCCCGCGGCGAGCATGCCCAGCATCGCCCGCCGTGCCACCGGTGCGCCATTGGCCCCTGGCTTCGGCTGTCCTGCCATGGTCAGTGTGCTCCTTCGGATGAGGACGAACCGGGCGGTGTGCGACTACGGGAGACGCTTGCACACGTGTGTACGACGCCAGAGAGCGAGCGCCGTCACCGGCTTAACTGGTGACGATGATGGCACACGGCCCTGGGATCGGTCAACGCGGGCTGTCGACACACATGTGAAGGGACCGGGGGGTGTGGTGCTACGCTGACCAACGGCGTAACCGTCTATCGAGGAGTCGCGGACATGGTGGGTGACGACGACATCTCCGGGTGAGATCCGGATCTGACGGCCACGGGCCGGCGCTGAGAGCGCTGCCGACGTGGTCCGTTCTGTCGTACCCCTTTTCACCATGTCTGCCCAGGGCAGAGATCTGAGTTCTGCCCTCCGTACCCTTGAGGTCGCTCCATGTCCGACGCCGCCGTCGTCTGCTCAAACCTGTCCTTCGCCTGGCCCGACGACACTCCCGTCTTCCATGACCTGTCCTTCACCGTGCCCCCCGGCCGCACCGGCCTGGTCGCCCCCAACGGCTCCGGAAAGAGCACCCTGCTCAAGCTGATCGCCGGTCAACTCAAGCCCGCCACCGGCTCGGTGACGGTCAGCGGAACACTCGGCCACCTCCCGCAGAGCCTGCCCCTGACCGGGGACCTGACGGTCGCCGAAGTCGTCGGCGTCGCCGAAGTGATCCGCGCCCTGGACGCCGTCGAGTCCGGAGACGTCAGCGAGGAGCACTTCACCACCATCGGCGACGACTGGGACATCGAGGAGCGCACCCGCGCCCAGCTCGACCGCCTGGGCCTCACCGACCTCACCCTGGACCGCAGGCTGAACACCCTCAGCGGCGGCCAGGTCGTCTCGCTCGGCCTCGCCGCCCAACTGCTCAAGCGCCCCGACGTGCTGCTCCTCGACGAGCCCACCAACAACCTCGACCTGGAGGCGCGGTACAAGCTCTACGACGTCCTGTCGG from Streptomyces davaonensis JCM 4913 encodes the following:
- a CDS encoding cytochrome b/b6 domain-containing protein — protein: MRSTAGSMTPTGTATEPDSAGRVRRFSTAERMVHRATGYLMLLCLVSAACLYIGPLALLVGRRHLMITVHEWSGILLPLPLLLGLLSAEFRADLRRLNRFAAYDRQWLRAVRKRRTSPEARPAGKFNAGQKIYAGWIAGAVLVMMFTGLLMWFMGLLPFLSRTSAIFVHDVLAWAITIAVLEHMRRAFEDPEARLGMRTGYVSRSWARRYHSRWLHEERDESSDEK
- a CDS encoding tannase/feruloyl esterase family alpha/beta hydrolase; translation: MRRLLIVLAAGVPLTAAVYLPTASAGAETSAAKPFNCDTVTVKAPAGTEVESVTAVLRPGGTIKGTGLLGGEVTGVPAFCEVTTTISHPGADDHATVRTWLPEQGWNGRFQGLGGAAYRAGDNGVDLATAVKNGYAATTTDAGVGDVLDTAWALNGAGQVDTALLKNFASRSQHEAAVVGKQVVDAVYGRHAAYSYFTGCSTGGRQGYMEAQRYPDDYDGILADAPAISWAKYEVATLWPQVVMNNEKTYPTSCELDAFTNAAVKACDTLDGARDGLVNDASRCDFDPRRLIGTKLVCNGEEVTITAADAAVVRKIWDGPRTVTGKKLWPGVPVGADLKGLASSAPDTDGVIKGAPFPVPAAWLSYWVKKDPSFDLSTVTYSQFTQLFKQSQAEYGEIIGTDDPDLSAFRESGGKLLTWHGQADEFIPTQGTADYRERVERTMGGAKNVDDFYRLFLAPGTNHCGLNGQDGSADGLAALTAWVEHGKAPKTLTATLVNADGEQFARNLCSYPKVSRYQGYGDLDAAASFRCVSPSRH
- a CDS encoding molybdopterin-dependent oxidoreductase, with amino-acid sequence MAGQPKPGANGAPVARRAMLGMLAAGAAGLATAPYLQHGWENFLAAASEVDSTGLTGLLPNPGGFRYYSVVGSVPHKDETNYTLRVDGLVDRPKTYTLGDLRAMPQTRVVHDVLCTDGWRVNQTPFEGVKLADLLDAAGVRSPGAAIRFTCFDGAYTESLTLEQARRSDVLVALKMQDKPVTHAHGGPVRLYVAPMYFYKSAKWLSGISVTDKVIPGYWEERGYAIDGWLDDADRNGDGA